ACTTCTACTAGTTTGCCTTGCACACATGACCGAACTTTGAACACACTGCCATCGTTGCAGGTGATCAGCGCTAGCGTAGAATCTGCTTGGACGATCATACCGCCACTTTTTTTCTTTCCACTGACGTGATTTTGGCTGCGATCAACTTTTCCTACCTCAAACGAGATTGACTTTATTCCTCGTCGAAAAGCTTCGTGTTCTGGTGCTATTCCAATCAAACAtattcgatttgaatgaaaaagtACTTGGTGGGGTTCAGTTTGTTTGATAGGATGATCGGAGTAGTAACGAGTGTAGAAGCGATCTACTATCGACGGATAGTCTTCGACAAAATCCTCGACAATCGAAGGGACGGTTTCGCCACAGATTTTTTGCGAATCTTCCTTAAATTGGTATTGTTCTAAATCGGCCATattaaaaacagaaaattaatgTCTCGCTTCTTGATCCTTCTCCAGCTGACGCATTCGCTCACGAACGCGTTGTTGTTCTTTTCTAGCTTTGTCTCGGTTTTCGCGACTACGTTCAATTCGTTCGTTTCGCAAGCAGTCAACAACGTTTTGATCAAATGTATTGCATACACCCACAAACCTGGCAAACTTTCTCTGAAATTAATAGTTTAGATTTGATAGACGAATTACCAAATTAAATACATACTTCAGCGTGACACTGTTTCAAAAGGTTAATTAGTTTATTACACTCAGGTGTGTGTAGATGCGGAGATAAGTCGGAATGCATCACTTCACTTATTTCTAAGATCAGCAAAACTTCACTCTAAATTCAGTGAGATTGTGTAACAAGTCTGTAATTTTCATCGGCATATAAATTCAGGATCAACACCAAgattgtcaatttaaaaaaaaaactatttggaaCACGTTCAGAGTGTGCATTGAAATACTACACAGTTAAAATGAAATACATATAACCAATACACTAAGGtgaaccagaccctgtcagcttggagcgaaatcaatcgtcagttcaacaacgccatcgcatggcatcacattcaacatatcatgtcaattgtatgggtgcgcagtgctgctattttggcgcgcacgaatttgacatttctctcccctgcttctatgtacgagattcgatgcggattcGCCTGAGAGGaccacactgaaatgaaaatcttatttatattaattagatttgtcatatgaatcatatgcagaatataattcatagaaattatatggaaacttataatctttatttaatgtgtacgtcaaatctaaatggacgttatcataatgaaagttataaaaatatcccatataatttatatggaaatccgatgaaagtcgtgaatagttgtgtcctcgacattcattaactgctccagaccattttttcaggaagttccgcatctcaatgtaattttaaatcgctgacaagacagctcatccaacttcgttcaaggatatgcgttaacggaccatgaaatatatatccggtacatttcattactctatctgtctagtaagactaatttttttattttcagtctcgggatctcacttctctttcgcaaatatcatgaggtgctcccttaccgaatggaatactagtaaagcttgaatcctcaaagaaaagtagt
This genomic window from Malaya genurostris strain Urasoe2022 chromosome 1, Malgen_1.1, whole genome shotgun sequence contains:
- the LOC131438105 gene encoding COX assembly mitochondrial protein 2 homolog — protein: MHSDLSPHLHTPECNKLINLLKQCHAERKFARFVGVCNTFDQNVVDCLRNERIERSRENRDKARKEQQRVRERMRQLEKDQEARH
- the LOC131438097 gene encoding protein Abitram, with translation MADLEQYQFKEDSQKICGETVPSIVEDFVEDYPSIVDRFYTRYYSDHPIKQTEPHQVLFHSNRICLIGIAPEHEAFRRGIKSISFEVGKVDRSQNHVSGKKKSGGMIVQADSTLALITCNDGSVFKVRSCVQGKLVEVNHRVVQDVNLLAKEGEGYIAIVMPKPEQCDIIKGKLITREQFESANVKKISELK